One window of the Shewanella cyperi genome contains the following:
- the mak gene encoding fructokinase: MMRMGIDLGGTKIELVALGEEGEELYRKRVPTPREYEGTLQTLTALVQEAEAELGMSGTVGIGIPGVVSPFTGLVKNANSTWINGHPLDQDLGQRLNREIRVANDANCFAVSEAVDGAAAGKGVVFGVIIGTGCGAGVAINGRVHAGGNGIGGEWGHNPLPWMRADEFNTTQCFCGNADCIETFVSGTGFVRDFNAHGGNAKTGNEIMALVEQGDELAIAAFERYMDRLARSLAHVINVLDPDAIVLGGGMSNVEAIYPKLPALLRKYVLGGECDTPVVPNRFGCSSGVRGAAWLWSK; this comes from the coding sequence ATTATGCGTATGGGTATTGATCTCGGTGGCACCAAAATAGAATTGGTTGCCCTTGGCGAAGAAGGTGAAGAGTTGTACCGCAAGCGGGTGCCAACGCCCCGTGAATATGAGGGGACCCTTCAAACTCTGACCGCCCTGGTGCAGGAGGCCGAGGCCGAGCTGGGCATGAGCGGCACCGTGGGTATTGGCATCCCGGGCGTGGTCTCACCCTTTACCGGCCTGGTAAAGAATGCCAACTCTACCTGGATCAACGGCCATCCGCTGGACCAGGACCTGGGGCAACGCCTTAACCGCGAAATACGGGTGGCCAACGATGCCAATTGTTTTGCCGTATCCGAAGCCGTTGACGGCGCCGCTGCCGGCAAGGGTGTGGTATTCGGCGTCATCATAGGCACAGGTTGCGGCGCCGGTGTTGCCATCAATGGTCGGGTGCACGCCGGTGGCAATGGCATTGGCGGCGAATGGGGTCATAACCCCTTGCCCTGGATGCGTGCCGATGAGTTCAATACCACCCAATGTTTCTGTGGCAATGCCGACTGTATTGAGACCTTTGTTTCCGGTACCGGCTTTGTCAGGGACTTCAATGCCCATGGTGGCAATGCCAAGACGGGCAATGAAATCATGGCCTTGGTTGAGCAGGGTGATGAGCTGGCCATTGCAGCCTTTGAACGCTATATGGACCGTCTGGCGCGCTCCCTGGCCCATGTGATCAATGTGCTCGACCCCGACGCCATAGTGCTCGGTGGCGGCATGTCCAATGTTGAGGCCATCTATCCCAAATTGCCGGCACTGCTGCGAAAATACGTGCTCGGCGGTGAATGTGATACTCCAGTGGTGCCAAACCGTTTCGGCTGCTCCTCCGGAGTTCGCGGCGCCGCTTGGCTGTGGAGTAAGTAA